ggatactagagtgataactgttattataggcaaactctgctaatggtaaatgttgatcccatctagcaccgaaatcgatcacacacactcgaagcatatcttccaatacctgaatggtccgctcagattgaccatctgtctgagggtgaaatgtcgtactcatatctaactgagtacccagaccatgttgtaatgccttccagaaatgagaagtaaatagtgaaccccGATCCAATATGATAGAAAttggaactccatgtagtcgcacaatctgactgatatatagctcGACTAACTTCTCTGCCGTATACTTCACCCGAATCGGAATAAAGtggcagacttggtcagcctatcaacaataacccaaatgGTGTCATAACCACTCGCTGTGGTAGgaaaacccacaacaaagtccatagtaatccgctcccacttccaagtagtaATAGGCATCCTTTGAGATACACCCccgggccgctggtgctcacacttgacctgctggcaagtcaaacacaTCGAAACAAAGTCtgtaatatctctcttcattccacaccaccagtaatgctgactcagatcatgatacatcttcgccgctcccggatggatggaataccgagaacaatgggcctcctcaaggatcaatctaatcaaatcacCTGTCTTGGGCACACAAATCCTGCCTCCgatcctcaagacaccatcagaatcaagaacaacctccttagcttcccctctcaataatttgtctcgaatgagacataacttttcatcattaaactggtgtgcacggatcagctcgactaaagaagatcgagcctcaataaaagcaattatCCCATCACTCTCATTTGAGATCTGCAatcggacaagactgttagctaacaattgaacatctctagccaatggtctctcctcaatactaagagatgcaagactccccatgctatgagtcttcctactcaaagcatcggcTACAACATTGgtcttccccggatgatacaaaatggtcacatcatagtccttcagcaactcaagccatcttcgctgcctcaagttcaaatctctctgactaaagatatactgaagactctgatgatcagtgaagatctcacaatgcactccatacaaataatgacgccataacttaagtacaaataccacagccgccaactccagatcatgagtagggtagttcttctcatgggacttcaattgcctagaagcataagcaatcactttccccttctgcatcaacacaccacctaatccaactcctgaagcatcacaatacactgtaaagtctacacccttctcaggtagagtcaacacaggagctgAAGTCAACAAAGCcttgagtttttgaaagctctgctcacactcatcagaccactgaaaacgcacatcctgtcgagtcaatctagttaatagagctgcaatagtagagaaactctgaacaaatcatcgataatagcctgccaatcctaaaaaactccgaatctcagtaggtgaagtaggtcgcgtccagcctctaactgctTCAATTTTGGCcagatctactctaataccctcctcggacaccacgtgtcccaagaatttcacagaagtaagccagaactcacactttgagaacttggcatacaacttctcttctctcaacctctgaagtacaatcctcaggtgtcggacatggtcctcctcagtcttagagtaaaccaagatgtcatcgatgaaaacaatcacaagagaatcaaggtatggtcgaaacaccccattcatcaactccatgaatgttgcaggggcattagtcaatccgaaggacatcactagaaactcataatgcccatatcgggtccgaaaagctgtcttagggatatctgatgccctaatcttcaactgatgatacccagacctcaaatcaatcttagagaacaatgatgctccttGTAACTGaccaaataagtcatcaatacacAAAAgatgatacttattcttaacgttaccttgttcaactgtctgtaatcaatacacattctcatagtcccatccttcttcttcacaaacaatacaggggcaccctaaggtgatacactagggcgaataaaacccttactcaataaatcttgcaactgatccttcaattctttcaactctgctggggccatacgatatggggtatagaaataggcttagtgcccggctccaaatcaatagcaaaatcgatatccctatcgggaggaacacctggaagatcagaaggaaatacatcgagaaactcctgaaccacgggaacagagtccatggaAGGTGGTTTGacactagtatcccgaataaacgctaattaagacaaacaccccctctctACCAATTtctgagcacggataaaagagatgaccttgctaggataagaaccTCTAGCACTCTTCCACTCGACCCTCGAAAtaccaggcattgctaaagtcacagtcttagcattacaatcaaggacaacatgataaggagaaagccaattcatacccaagataacatcaaagtctaccatccccagaatgattaagtctacccaagtgtcatacccagccaatgaaataagacaggatcgatatactcgatccaccactaagggcttacccataggtgtagaaacacgaataggtacagtcatgctatcacatatcatatcaaatttagcagcaaaatatgtagacacataagagaatgtagaacctggatcaaacaacacagaggCAGGTCGgtggcatactgggatgatacctgtaataacaacatcagagttctccgcctcaggtctcccggggaaagcatagcagtggcctcctcgtccacctccatccCGGGTGGTACCTTtacccccactctgctgagctgcaacaccactactagaaactctatcacctctacctgactgaactctgccatgacctctaccctgtggtgttggtggtctagtctggaatgaagaattaggtcgaggaCCACCACGACCCCTTTGTGAAGTACAATAccgcattagatgatcgggatctccacaagtaaaataaaatctctgacctgggaactgttgtgtggaccctgaaaacccactataattgcCTCGCCCTGTAGATCGCTGCTGTGAACCGTACGAGCCCTGACCTGGGccataagaacccctagatgtctgtccaccctcaaatgtcggcatagatgcatgaataggtccccgctgctgaaaagaaccactcactctctgtgatcccctacccccagatgaggcaccatgaaactgGCCTGATATACGGGcccttttagggtccccaaactcctctctctccatcaatttcGCCTCTTTGGCGGCCCTCACAATGGAATGGAAAGAAGCCCCCTCCCTAGATGTCTGAAACACAtctgacctgatagagaaagtcaatcccctcacaaacctgcggatcctctctgtctcatttggaataatggccaacgcatgcctagacaactggcaaaaaTGCGCCTCATACTTTGTAACAGATAAACCATTctgtctcagactctcaaacctcaagcgactctcctctctcacgctccatggTATAAAACAatcttggaatgcactagcaaactgctcccaagtcactggaggagatccaactaGCAAACTccccgaataagtcctccaccagtctctcgctggcccacgaagctggagtgtagcatatcgaaccccatgtgactcagctaatccaaccacctctaaTAACTCTCGAtaggtagttagaaactcatgagcatccTTGCTtttcccaccctgaaactgaggtgggtccatcttttgaaatctctcatacctacgctgctcatcctctgtcagaacaaccaCCAGTGCAAtttgacccccaactgctggtgcaacatcattttgaaccgcgggatctactggtagttgccccaccACATCCTGAACAACTGGACcttgttgctgctcttgggtctgagccccctctttagtacgagagtcatgtggtgtggtagtcgcaccaccaccctgagaaaatccctctagcacacttaacaccctcaatagtgtatcttgaagcaaaggtgtgactacaggatctgaaggaacctggtcctccctgccatcaatctgaggttctgtagagacctctctagcacgacctctcactggtgctgctccacgtccacgacctctggctactgtcgtactactagcacgacctctagctcgagatctacccctacccctagctggggcctcaacaactgcctcgggaagtgcctcccctctaccaccagtaacattagttctagtcctcgtcatctttcaaaagagtatacaacaactcagtactaacgAAGGTAATTACGCActatgagaaagaatgaacaaagggaagtttcctagtaatcttTATAGTCTCTCAGAGatgagtacagacgtctccgtactgatccttgagactctacgcAGACTCGGCTTatatacacgtgagacctatgaacctggggctctgataccatttttgtcacgaccaaaaatgggtgtgatggcactcgtcttatcccaccaagacaagtcagcctaaaacccaaaatctaacaaagtgcaggagtaaatgacaatccaacaacaatttctattatgaaaccaagtcatattaattcaacccccaaaaccaggttgtcacgtgcacaagcctctaatgtaaacattagaattgaaaaaaaatagaagtctaagatgaagttgtcttttaagtaaaaacaaattcataaactggagtaggaaagttcgctgagatgacaagcagctacctcacaacccCCCATAAGATGCCTCGGAaatgaaaagaatgacaggtatcacgaagatccgggctcgtaacctacaaaaatttgtagaagcaaggggtgagtaccaaactacgcggtacccaacaagcaaacctctaaacacaagttaagtgaacaaaatacgggcactccttacaccctatctaaacctccacgctacagtctAACAGTttaaagtttaccaaacacacaactcaataaccacactctatcagtttacacattctcaataacaactcaatattcaacagtcacaagcttcacagagaaacactcacaagatcagcaaaacacgtgttcaagttcatcaataataaaatgtgcaatgccatgagatgcaatgtcaagtatagtgatgcatgtcttcctaacgatacacacccgttgtctctcagtccgggacccatgggggacatatctgtccatgcatctgtcgcggtgcACGACACGATcatcgataatagtaaccaacGTGGCAGGCGATAcctccctcgaaatataatatccatcgcggcgcgcgatacgaccctcgaaatggtacatcctcttatcaAATAA
This DNA window, taken from Solanum lycopersicum chromosome 5, SLM_r2.1, encodes the following:
- the LOC138348616 gene encoding uncharacterized protein, whose amino-acid sequence is MVSEPQGGGATTTPHDSRTKEGAQTQEQQQGPVVQDVVGQLPVDPAVQNDVAPAVGGQIALVVVLTEDEQRRYERFQKMDPPQFQGGKSKDAHEFLTTYRELLEVVGLAESHGVRYATLQLRGPARDWWRTYSGSLLVGSPPVTWEQFASAFQDCFIPWSVREESRLRFESLRQNGLSVTKYEAHFCQLSRHALAIIPNETERIRRFVRGLTFSIRSDVFQTSREGASFHSIVRAAKEAKLMEREEFGDPKRARISGQFHGASSGGRGSQRVSGSFQQRGPIHASMPTFEGGQTSRGSYGPGQGSYGSQQRSTGRGNYSGFSGSTQQFPGQRFYFTCGDPDHLMRYCTSQRGRGGPRPNSSFQTRPPTPQGRGHGRVQSGRGDRVSSSGVAAQQSGGKGTTRDGGGRGGHCYAFPGRPEAENSDVVITGIIPVCHRPASVLFDPAMPGISRVEWKSARGSYPSKVISFIRAQKLDVRFQWSDECEQSFQKLKALLTSAPVLTLPEKGVDFTVYCDASGRRWLELLKDYDVTILYHPGKTNVVADALSRKTHSMGSLASLSIEERPLARDVQLLANSLVRLQISNESDGIIAFIEARSSLVELIRAHQFNDEKLCLIRDKLLRGEAKEVVLDSDGVLRIGGRICVPKTGDLIRLILEEAHCSRYSIHPGAAKMYHDLSQHYWWCGMKRDITDFVSMCLTCQQVKCEHQRPGGVSQRMPITTWKWERITMDFVVGFPTTASGYDTIWVIVDRLTKSATLFRFG